A single window of Nomascus leucogenys isolate Asia chromosome 18, Asia_NLE_v1, whole genome shotgun sequence DNA harbors:
- the CDC34 gene encoding ubiquitin-conjugating enzyme E2 R1, which translates to MARPLVPSSQKALLLELKGLQEEPVEGFRVTLVDEGDLYNWEVAIFGPPNTYYEGGYFKARLKFPIDYPYSPPAFRFLTKMWHPNIYETGDVCISILHPPVDDPQSGELPSERWNPTQNVRTILLSVISLLNEPNTFSPANVDASVMYRKWKESKGKDREYTDIIRKQVLGTKVDAERDGVKVPTTLAEYCVKTKAPAPDEGSDLFYDDYYEDGEVEDEADSCFGDDEDDSGTEES; encoded by the exons ATGGCTCGGCCGCTAGTGCCCAGCTCGCAGAAGGCGCTGCTGCTGGAGCTCAAGGGGCTGCAGGAAGAGCCGGTCGAGGGCTTCCGCGTGACACTGGTGGACGAGGGCGACCTATACAACTGGGAGGTGGCCATCTTCGGGCCCCCCAACACCTACTACGAGGGCGGCTACTTCAAG GCGCGCCTCAAGTTCCCCATCGACTACCCATACTCCCCACCGGCCTTTCGATTCCTGACCAAGATGTGGCACCCTAACATCTACGAG ACAGGGGACGTGTGTATCTCCATCCTCCACCCACCGGTGGACGACCCCCAGAGTGGGGAGCTGCCCTCAGAGAGGTGGAACCCCACGCAGAACGTCAG GACCATCCTCCTGAGTGTGATCTCCCTCCTGAACGAGCCCAACACCTTCTCGCCTGCCAACGTGGACGCCTCCGTGATGTACAGGAAGTGGAAAGAGAGCAAGGGGAAGGATCGGGAGTACACAGACATCATCCG GAAGCAGGTCCTGGGGACCAAGGTGGACGCAGAGCGTGACGGCGTGAAGGTGCCCACCACGCTGGCCGAGTACTGCGTGAAGACCAAGGCACCGGCGCCCGACGAGGGCTCGGACCTCTTCTACGACGACTACTACGAGGACGGCGAGGTGGAGGACGAGGCCGACAGCTGCTTCGGGGACGATGAGGATGACTCTGGCACGGAGGAGTCCTGA